The Boseongicola sp. DNA segment CAACGGCCAACCCATCCTGTTCTGCCAACAAATGTGTGGCGGCTGGATCCATTCCATCTACTTCATCTTCTTTCGCAATGCATTGCTCAACGACAAATACTTCGTGTCGTATGCCAAGGCAGGCAGTCATATCATCTGAGAGTTTTATCTTGAGCATCGGTCAGCCAGCGAAGTAATCGTCAAGAATCCGTCGATAGATTTTCTTGAGGCGGTGAATATCATCGACGTCAACGCGTTCATCTACCTGATGCATTGTTTGACCGACCAGCCCGAACTCGACGACTGGGCAATGTGCGCGCACAAACCGGGCATCCGACGTGCCCCCTGTTGTTGAAAGCTCAGGGTCAATCCCGGTTTCGGCTCGCGCCGCATTCGCGACCAGATCTGACAACTGTCCAGGCGGAGTCATAAAACTTTCCCCTGAAACCGCCAAATCCATTCCGATTTCGATTCCGCTCTCCGCGGCAATTCTTAACATAGTCGACCGCAACCATTCCGTTAACATTTTTGATGATTTACTGTCGTTGAAACGGATATTCACCGTGGCTTTGCAGGTAGCAGGGATAACATTTGTTGCGGGATTTCCGGTGTCGAATGTCGTGACAGCCAATGTCGTCGCGTCGAAATGCTCTGTTTGATCGTTGAATTTATGCTGTGCCAAAGAACTGACCAGCTGCGCCAGTGCCGGAACAGGATTTCGAGCGCGGTGCGGATATGCGGCGTGCCCTTGAATTCCGGTCGCTGTAAAAAATGCGCTCATTGAGCCTCGGCGGCCGATTTTTATCATATCTCCCAGACGTTCAGGACAAGTGGGCTCGCCAACCAAACAGACATCCATGGCCTCGCCGCTTTCGACCATCCAATCAAGTATCGCAGCAGTGCCATCAACAGCGTCAGCCTCTTCATCACCTGTGATCGCGATCAGGATAGCGCCTTCGGGTGGATTATCGCGGACCCGGTCGACCGCAGCGGCAACAAACGCTGCAACGCCAGACTTCATGTCTGTGCTGCCACGACCGAACATCTTGCCGTCAACCACTTCGGCCGCAAAGGGGTCGTAGGTCCAGTCGTTAACATCTCCTATGGGAACCACGTCTGTATGGCCATTGAACCCAAAGGTCTTTGGGTGTGATTTACCGCCCCAGCGCGCGACCAAATTTGCGATACCCTTGCGGTCTGCCCGAAAGCATTCAAACCCGGCGTCAGACAGTATTTCCTGCAATAACGGAATTGCGCCTCCGTCTTCCGGGGTTACCGAAGGACAACGGATCAGGCGGGCGGTCAAATCAGCGGCGTCGATACTCATGCCCCCTGCTACCGTGCTGCGCGAATGTCTTCAACGGTAAGCCTGTGGCAAGGTCATCACCCTTTTTTGCGGCGGGCGTGATTAGGACTTCACGGATAGGTTGAATTCAGGCATGATTCCTCAAAATTAACCCGAGGCAGGGCAGCGGACAGCACGAAGAAAACTTCGGCTGACCACAAATGACAGGCAACGTCACCAGGATATCCCGGTGGCGTGTCCGGCCTCATGCAAGGTGTGAGGCTGAGGCAGTGCCGCAATCACCCGACGACAAGGGCATTGATGCCCTACAGATGGCGCGCGCCATTGTCCGTCGTCAGGGTTTTGGGAACCAAGAGTTGCTTAAACAAGTAAAGAGTTTGGCTCGTCTGGTTGATGTTATTATGCGGCGCGCTGTCTGTGATGCAAGCGCCGCGCTTCGAGCGTCTTTCGTTTGATCCTTTCCCGTTGTCTTAGAATGGCTTTGTCACGCCCGAAGTAGACGTCGGCGGGTGTGACGTTGTTCAGGCTCTCGTGGTAGCGCTTGTGATTGTAGTGATCGACGAAGGCTTCGATCTGGGTTTCGAGGTCTCCCGGAAGGAAGTAGTTCTCCAATAGGATGCGGTTCTTCAGGGTTTGATGCCACCTCTCGATCTTGCCCTGTGTCTGGGGATGATATGGTGCGCCCCGAGAATGCTTCATGCCTTTGTCCTGCAGCCATTCAGCCAGATCGCCAGAGACGTAACTGGACCCGTTGTCGCTGAGGAGGCGGGGTTTGTGGATGACGTGAACCTGATCGCACCCTGATGCTTGTAGCGCCAAATCCAGGGTGTCCGTCACGTCCTCTGCCCGCATGTTCGTGCAGAGTTTCCACGAGATGATGTAGCGGCTGTAGTCGTCCAGGATTGTGCTGAGATAGAACCAGCCCCAGCCAAGCACTTTGAGATAGGTGAAGTCGGTTTGCCAAAGCTGGTTGATCGCAGTGGTCTTGTCTTTGAACTCGTTTGCCGCCTTGAGCACGATAAAGGCCGGGCTGGTGATCAGATCGTGGGCCTTCAGGGCCCGATAGACTGAAGATTCCGAGACGAAGTAGCGCTCCCGATCCGTGAACGTCACTGCCAGTTCGCGCGGCGACAGCTCCGTCTCCTGCAGCGCCAGCTTGACGACCTTGCGCCGGACTTCGTCGGGGATGCGGTTCCAGACATGTCTGGGCTTAGGCGCTTGATCCACAAGGCCAGCGTCGCCGCGCTGCCGATACCGATCATACCAACGGTAAAATGTGGTGCGGGGGATGCCCAGCTTTGCCAATGTTCGACGAGCAGACAAATGCGACCCCTCAACAAGCCGGATGATCTCCAACTTCTCAGATGCAGCATACCTCATTCTTGGTCGCCCCCACCGCCGGTCATGCTTTTTTTGAGAAGACGCAGTTCCAGTGTTTGCTCGGCAACGACCTCCTTCAGGTCTCGGGCTTCGCGGCGCAGGTCCTTGACTTCGTCGGTCGTAGCCGCACGCGCCGTATCTCCAGCAAGCCGCCGTTTGCCAGCTTCCATGAAGTCCTTGGACCATTTGTAGTAGATACCTTGAGATATTCCCTCACGACGGCACAACTCAGCAATGCTGTCTTCGCCACGCAAGCCATCCAGCACGATCCGGATCTTCTCTTCTGACGAATACTGTTTGCGCGTCGCCCGTTTGATCTCTTTGACGATCTTCTCGCCGGGGCTCCTGCGAGTTCCAGTTGTCTGTCTCATGTCCCACTCCTCAGTGGTTACGATGAGCCAACAACTCTCTCTTATCAAATTAACCTAATTGGACCCATAGGCGCTGACGTCAGACACTTGGCCCGGGACAAAGCACGATTTTCATTACAGAGATCAATGGTACCGCGGTTGAACCGGGTGACACGATCACTCTTACAGACGGTGTCTCTGTTACGTTGAACGAAGACGGAACGGTCACGATTGTCGGCGCGGACATCGAGTTCTCCACGTCGTTCACATATACGGCTGCATTTGGAAGCGGAAACGCCCAAAGTTCCGACTCTACTACCGTTACGATAAATACGGTGCCCTGCTTCGTTGCTGGAACTATGATCCGGACAGATAGCGGCGACGTTCCTGTCGAAAGGCTGGAAATCGGGCAATTGATCGAAACACGCGATGCCGGTTTGCAACCTATACGCTGGATCGGGCAACGGACGTTGCCTGCCCAGGGTCGAATGGCCCCCGTCAGGATCGAAAAGAACACCTTTGGCGATCACAAATCCCTGATGGTGTCGCCGCTTCATCGCATTCTCATCAGAAATGTTCATGCCGATCTGTTATTCGGGTCCAGCGAAGTTTTGATTGCGGCACGCGATCTAATTGATGGGCGGATGGTAAGTCAGATCGATGGCGGCCTCGTTAGCTACGTGCACCTTCTATTCGACCATCATCAAGTGATTTGGTCAGAGGGTCTGGAAACCGAGAGCTTTCTGCCCGGATCACAAACTACAGAGTGCTTCGAAGAAGATGCAATCAACGAGATTTGCGAAATATTTCCTGAACTCGATCCGAAAACAGGTGAAGGTTACGGGAAAGCGGCTCGTCCAACTTTGCGTCAGTTCGAAGCGAAACTGCTGGTTGCGTAAACCGATACGCCGAACTGCATTATCTACGTAACCTCAGCTTTTTATGGGCCGAATGACATTGACGGCTTGTGGTAAATCATGGGCACGTTCCAGAAAATGTTGAGCGCCCTGCCAATCTTCGGATGAGCCATACCCCCATTTGGCAGCAATCGCGGCCATTCCAACCTCGGCCGCAGCCGCCATATCATGATGTCGGTCGCCGACCATAACGGACGCGTCTGCAGTCTCGCCGGTCAGGTCCAGCGCATAGGCCAAAAGCTCGCCCTTCCAATTCCGCGTGCCGTCCAATTCAGGGCCGAACTCTTCTTTCAAGAATGGTGCAATGCCGAAATGCGCAGTTATCTTTCGGGCATAGTGATGAGGTTTAGCCGGCATCAGATACAGCCGGTGGCCGTTGTCCCGCATCGTCGCCAGTGATTTCATTACGCCTTCGTATACCGTGGCATCAAACATACCGACCTTTTGGTAGTGCACCCTATAGGCATCCAGAATCGGATCAGCGTTTTCTATGCCTAGTTTGGAAAAACTATCGACAAATGGCGGCCCAATCATCCAAGTCAGATCGCCTTCGGCATGATGGCTTTGACCGGTCTCGCTAAATGCATATCTTAGCGACGACTCAATGCCGCGCTTGCTGTCCATCAATGTGCCGTCTAGATCCAGAAAAACCGCGGTCAATTTTCATCTCCAAAAAATGGGGTCACCTGCGCAACTATGACGGCGTTCTCGGCGAGTGTCCGGTCCATTAGCGCGCGTTCATCTTGGTCAATATCGTGGCCTTCAGTCAGACGTTCTTCCAAGGTGCCGTATCCGGTGACATCCAGCGGAGCCACGTCAGCCTGTTTCAAGATTGCAACGGTCTCACGCACTGCTTCCCCTTCGTCGACGCCGGTTGCATAGATCAAGAGTGCGCCGCCAGTTGCGTCTGGAGGAAGTCCGTCCCCTTCTTTCCGACCAATCTGGACGAGAAGAGTGTAAACTTTTTGTTTGCTAGGTTTTTTGGCGTCGCTCATCTGATGTCATCTGACAGAGCGGTCCGATACGTGCAAGCAACTCAACTTAGCCATGGGATGAGCGCGGCTGTTTCAGGTTCGGGCGGTGCCATCCCGGCATTACGCTCGATAAGATAACGGAAAGCCATTGCGGTTGGTGCGGACAAAGACTGTTGGCTGGCAAGAGCCCAAAGGCCGCCTGCAGAATCCGCGTCAGCGTCCAATGCCCTGGCAAGTCCGGTCTGGCCGGTTCCTTCCAAGCCGCTTAGCACTTCAGTCCTTTTGCTTCGAAGACACAGGCTCTCTTTTGGTTCGGGATCAAGTTTCACGACCCCAATCCTGTGGCCTGTCCGGAAACCGTTGTGGATCACGGCGCGCGCATCGGGATCTGCAATAGCATAATGGTCGCGATAGGTTTCCCAATTCCAAAAAAGATTGTCGGGTGTGGAAGTTGCCTGCAACAAATCGGCCAACAAAATCGCCGTCGCCAAAATGAACACTGGAAAATCTTCTTCCGGAAAAGCTGCTGCCAGCAACACCGCCGCGTATGTGTCGGCTTCGGCTGAATGCCGGAACTGGCAGTCCTGCTTGTAGACAAGGCGATACAGGTCGCCCCGATCCGGGACGCCCGGGCTGAACCCGGGAAGGCCAATTGCCAACCGTTCCATCGTCTTTTCAGGCGTATTCCTAACAAAAGCCTTTAGATCAGCAATGACCTGTCGGGTTCGGAACACTTCCGCCGCACTGATTTTCATGCAGCATTCATAAATCTGGGGGGTGGCGGCATCGCGACGTTCTGGCGACCATTGCGGGGAGAATACAGGGCGCGACTGCCCTGAACCCGGCGCATTATCGACTACATTATTAATAGTAGCTTAAGGCCGCCGCACCTCATAGCGCGGCGGTTCGGTCAACTTAACTAGACAATATTCAGTCGCGCAGCAGTTCATTAATGCCGGTCTTCGAGCGGGTGCGCTCGTCCACGCGCTTTACGATCACGGCGCAATATAGATTGATGTTGTTCTTGGTTGGCATCGAACCTGCGACAACCACTGAATAGGGCGGAACTTCACCGTACATCACTTCGCCAGTTTCGCGATCGACGATCTTCGTGGACTGGCCGATGAAAACGCCCATTCCCAAAACCGAACCTTCGCGCACGATGCAGCCTTCAACAACTTCAGAGCGGGCTCCGATAAAGCAGTTGTCTTCAATGATGGTGGGCCCCGCTTGCATGGGTTCCAACACACCGCCAATGCCAACGCCGCCGGATAGGTGAACGTGTTTACCGATCTGAGCGCAAGACCCAACAGTCGCCCAACCGTCGACCATGGACCCTTCATCAACATATGCGCCAATGTTCACGAAGGACGGCATAAGCACGACACCAGGAGCAACGTAGGCAGATCGGCGAACGATCGAACCAGGCACCGCGCGGAAACCTGCGTCGCGCCATTGATTATCACCCCAACCCGCAAACTTCGAAGGCACTTTGTCCCACCAGCTCGAATTGCCATTCCCACCGGGAATCTGCTCCATGTCATTCAGGCGAAACGACAGCAAGACGGCCTTTTTGGCCCATTGGTTCACATGCCAACTGCCATCGTCTTTCTTTTCGGCGACACGAAGGGACCCGCTGTCTAGAGCATTCAGAGTGTCTTCAATGGCTTCTCGGGTCTCGCCGGTTGTGGCGGGAGAGACAGTCTCCCGTGTTTCCCAGGCGGTCTCAATAGCAGCTTCAAGTTGAGCGTTTGACATAGGTGATTCCCTTGGCATGCGTTTGTGCGGCTGATACCGGCAGATTGGATCAAGAGCAATCAGTCGAAAGGACCAGGCGCTGGATTTGCACCACACACCAAAACCGCAACCGACCCAGAAGTGACTGGCCGATAGACTCCTGAAGTCAAAGCAGCTAGCGCCGTTGCCCCCGCAGGTTCGACCCACTGACGACAGACATTCCATAAAAGTTTCTGGGCGTCAGCGATTGCTTCATCTGTTACCAACACAGACTGGATGTCGTGTTCCTGCGCCAGACCAAAGCAAAGTTCTCCGATACGCTTAGCGCCAAGTGCGTTGGCGGCAATCCCGCCAACCTCAACGTCGACAGGCTTTCCGGCTTCAATGGCGGCATGGAGCGTCGGTGCGCGTTCCGGCTCAACCGCTACAACATTCCGACGTCCCTCCAGCCACGAAAGTGCTCCGCCAATAAGCCCGCCGCCGCCGACGGCTATCAATACAGTGGAAGAGGCTAGATGCTGAGCCTCCCATTCGCGCACGACAGTGCCCTGTCCGGCCAGTGTTTTCGGCGCATCATAGGCATGTATTTGCATTGCCCCGTTTTCAGCCTCGAATGCCCGTGCTTGGGCTAAAGCCTCTGCGTAATGGCCCGACACCACATGCAAGTCTGCCCCCGTATTCCGGATCAAAGCGATTTTCGACGGTCCGGCGAGTTCGGGCACAAATACCGTTGCCCGATGACCCAATTTTCGAGCTGCGTAGGCTACTGCCGCACCGTGATTACCGCCCGAAGCCGCGACAACGCCTGCTTCGGGCACTTTGCTGTTCAGAAGCGTATTAAACGCGCCCCTGACCTTGAAACTGCCGGTCGGTTGAGCATTTTTCAGTTTCAGCTCGATCATGCGGCCCTCGATCAACCCGTGCGATTCCAGCACAGGTGTTCGATGGACGTGTCCCTGAATGCGATCTCCGGCAGCGGCAATTTCATCGGAAGTCGGTGGAAGCATCTGATCGCAACTCTGCTATTGGACAAGGTCTGCCCTTCCTGCCATGCAGGTGGTTCGAGTTACAAGGAGCCGATTATGAACGAGGACCGTCGCCATCTGTTTCGCGATGCGCACCAGGATCGCGAAAGCGTAAAAGGCATACCTGACACGCCGCAAACACGGTCGCCTTCTTACAATCTGGCATTCGCGGATGCGGACTTTTTGTGTCGTGACGAATTGCGGCCTGTCCGTTTGCAACTGGAATTGCTGAAGCCTGAGATGTTGATGACGGAATACGGCATCAAATCAACGGTGGTGCTGTTTGGCGGTGCACGCATTCCGGAGCCTGCCAAGAAAGATAGTGCGCGAACGAAAACGTTGGCTGACCTTTCACGGTTCTACGACGAGGCCCGTAAATTCGCTCATCTGGTGACAGAAAGATCCTTGAAAGACGGCGGCGGCGAGAACGTTATCGTAACCGGTGGAGGACCCGGCGTGATGGAGGCCGGTAACAGAGGGGCACAAGATGCTGGTGGAGTGTCAATTGGGCTTAATATTGTGTTGCCTCACGAACAAGCTCCGAACCTTTTTGTCACGCCAGAACTGGCGTTCAACTTCCACTACTTCGCCATCCGGAAAATGCACTTTTTGATGCGGGCTAACGCTATCGCAGTTTTCCCGGGTGGCTTCGGAACCATGGACGAGCTGTTCGAGACGCTGACACTTATTCAGACCGGGCGCATGCAGCGCGTGCCATTCCTGCTGTTTGGGCGCGAATTTTGGGAGAAAATTATCAACTGGGAAGCTCTGGCGGATGCCGGCACGATTTCAGACGATGATCTGGACCTATTTCGCATTGTCGAGACCGCAGACGAAGCAATGTCTTGTATCGACGAATGGCACCTTCCAGCAACGAAACGAGACGGAATTCCCGGGCGTTAGCTTGTCAGACTTGAACCGGCGTCGCGCTCCGGCAAGGTTACTTGAGAAAAGTGCGCAAAGGGATCGGCCATGAAATTCATTGTGTTTTTGATCATCGGCGGCTGCGCAGGCTGGCTGGCCGCGCGATTTATGAACAAAAGCCAAGGCCTTTGGATGAACCTTTTGATCGGGATCATCGGAGCTTATCTCGGTGGATTTCTTGCCGGAGCCGTCGGGCTTTCGGCCACAGGGATCATTGGCGAATTGATCGTCGCCACTGTTGGCGCTGTCATTCTGCTTTGGGGTGTCGGAAAGTTAAAGGCGTAACCCTAACGTCTTAAAGCCCCGCCTCGGCAGCGATTTCCTTGCGTGATTTGCGGGCGCGTTCAGTAGCCGATTTTAACTGGCCGCAAGCCGCCATAATGTCTTCACCGCGCGGTGTCCGAATGGGCGAGGCATAACCAGCTTTATAAACAATTTCAGCAAATGCCTCGATCCGCTCCCAATCCGACCGCTCATAGGGCGCGCCAGGCCATTCGTTAAACGGTATCAGATTGATTTTGGCGGGAATGCCTTTGATGAGATCAACCAACCGGCGGGCATCGTCATCGCTGTCGTTCACGTCTTTCAACATCACGTATTCAAATGTAATCCGCTCGGAATTCGACACTTTTGGATACTCGCGCAAGGCATCCAGTAACTCGGCGATTGGCCAACGACGGTTGATCGGAACCAGTTTGTTGCGCGTTTCATCGGTCGTCGCATGAAACGATACCGCCAACATGCAACCGATTTCGTCGGCGGTTCGGGCAATTTCTGGGACAACGCCACTGGTAGACAGCGTGATGCGCCGTCGCGATAGGCTGATGCCCTCTCGATCCATCGCTATGATCATTGCGTCGCGCACCGCTTCGAAGTTGTACAGC contains these protein-coding regions:
- the dapE gene encoding succinyl-diaminopimelate desuccinylase; translation: MSIDAADLTARLIRCPSVTPEDGGAIPLLQEILSDAGFECFRADRKGIANLVARWGGKSHPKTFGFNGHTDVVPIGDVNDWTYDPFAAEVVDGKMFGRGSTDMKSGVAAFVAAAVDRVRDNPPEGAILIAITGDEEADAVDGTAAILDWMVESGEAMDVCLVGEPTCPERLGDMIKIGRRGSMSAFFTATGIQGHAAYPHRARNPVPALAQLVSSLAQHKFNDQTEHFDATTLAVTTFDTGNPATNVIPATCKATVNIRFNDSKSSKMLTEWLRSTMLRIAAESGIEIGMDLAVSGESFMTPPGQLSDLVANAARAETGIDPELSTTGGTSDARFVRAHCPVVEFGLVGQTMHQVDERVDVDDIHRLKKIYRRILDDYFAG
- a CDS encoding IS3 family transposase (programmed frameshift); the protein is MRQTTGTRRSPGEKIVKEIKRATRKQYSSEEKIRIVLDGLRGEDSIAELCRREGISQGIYYKWSKDFMEAGKRRLAGDTARAATTDEVKDLRREARDLKEVVAEQTLELRLLKKHDRRWGRPRMRYAASEKLEIIRLVEGSHLSARRTLAKLGIPRTTFYRWYDRYRQRGDAGLVDQAPKPRHVWNRIPDEVRRKVVKLALQETELSPRELAVTFTDRERYFVSESSVYRALKAHDLITSPAFIVLKAANEFKDKTTAINQLWQTDFTYLKVLGWGWFYLSTILDDYSRYIISWKLCTNMRAEDVTDTLDLALQASGCDQVHVIHKPRLLSDNGSSYVSGDLAEWLQDKGMKHSRGAPYHPQTQGKIERWHQTLKNRILLENYFLPGDLETQIEAFVDHYNHKRYHESLNNVTPADVYFGRDKAILRQRERIKRKTLEARRLHHRQRAA
- a CDS encoding HAD hydrolase-like protein, whose amino-acid sequence is MTAVFLDLDGTLMDSKRGIESSLRYAFSETGQSHHAEGDLTWMIGPPFVDSFSKLGIENADPILDAYRVHYQKVGMFDATVYEGVMKSLATMRDNGHRLYLMPAKPHHYARKITAHFGIAPFLKEEFGPELDGTRNWKGELLAYALDLTGETADASVMVGDRHHDMAAAAEVGMAAIAAKWGYGSSEDWQGAQHFLERAHDLPQAVNVIRPIKS
- the dapD gene encoding 2,3,4,5-tetrahydropyridine-2,6-dicarboxylate N-succinyltransferase translates to MSNAQLEAAIETAWETRETVSPATTGETREAIEDTLNALDSGSLRVAEKKDDGSWHVNQWAKKAVLLSFRLNDMEQIPGGNGNSSWWDKVPSKFAGWGDNQWRDAGFRAVPGSIVRRSAYVAPGVVLMPSFVNIGAYVDEGSMVDGWATVGSCAQIGKHVHLSGGVGIGGVLEPMQAGPTIIEDNCFIGARSEVVEGCIVREGSVLGMGVFIGQSTKIVDRETGEVMYGEVPPYSVVVAGSMPTKNNINLYCAVIVKRVDERTRSKTGINELLRD
- a CDS encoding pyridoxal-phosphate dependent enzyme, translated to MLPPTSDEIAAAGDRIQGHVHRTPVLESHGLIEGRMIELKLKNAQPTGSFKVRGAFNTLLNSKVPEAGVVAASGGNHGAAVAYAARKLGHRATVFVPELAGPSKIALIRNTGADLHVVSGHYAEALAQARAFEAENGAMQIHAYDAPKTLAGQGTVVREWEAQHLASSTVLIAVGGGGLIGGALSWLEGRRNVVAVEPERAPTLHAAIEAGKPVDVEVGGIAANALGAKRIGELCFGLAQEHDIQSVLVTDEAIADAQKLLWNVCRQWVEPAGATALAALTSGVYRPVTSGSVAVLVCGANPAPGPFD
- a CDS encoding lysine decarboxylase, yielding MNEDRRHLFRDAHQDRESVKGIPDTPQTRSPSYNLAFADADFLCRDELRPVRLQLELLKPEMLMTEYGIKSTVVLFGGARIPEPAKKDSARTKTLADLSRFYDEARKFAHLVTERSLKDGGGENVIVTGGGPGVMEAGNRGAQDAGGVSIGLNIVLPHEQAPNLFVTPELAFNFHYFAIRKMHFLMRANAIAVFPGGFGTMDELFETLTLIQTGRMQRVPFLLFGREFWEKIINWEALADAGTISDDDLDLFRIVETADEAMSCIDEWHLPATKRDGIPGR
- a CDS encoding GlsB/YeaQ/YmgE family stress response membrane protein, yielding MKFIVFLIIGGCAGWLAARFMNKSQGLWMNLLIGIIGAYLGGFLAGAVGLSATGIIGELIVATVGAVILLWGVGKLKA